A window from Populus trichocarpa isolate Nisqually-1 chromosome 3, P.trichocarpa_v4.1, whole genome shotgun sequence encodes these proteins:
- the LOC7471621 gene encoding phosphatidylinositol/phosphatidylcholine transfer protein SFH11 isoform X3, which produces MLNYPRKIRNSLKKLGRGKSLRIVLEGVHDPKYEQLVDSLREQLFVEGHLMERQTDYHSLLRFLRMRDFDLSKAKDTFVQYLAWREEYGVDEILKEFKFEEYAEVKKRYPHGYHGVDRNGRPIYIERLGMVDLNALLQATTVDRFVRYHVSEQEKTLNIRFPACSIAAKRHIASITSILDVKGVGMSNFSKTARSLFMEIQKIDSNYYPEILNRLFIVNAGNGFKMLWKALGAFLDARTLAKIHVLGYNYLSNLLEVIDQSNLPSFLGGDCTCSDYGGCLFSDKGPWQNPEILEMLQSTSIMEEIYDSEADSDVASEEAMETSQNEDCGDGGNTEAQKIHALEVALMDSNKEIQALKAALDNTKAVLERLEQHIKALRV; this is translated from the exons ATGTTAAATTACCCTCGCAAGATTCGGAACTCGTTGAAGAAACTTGGAAGGGGCAAAAGCTTGCGAATAGTCCTTGAAGGAGTTCACGATCCAAAATATGAACAACTTGTTGATTCTCTCCGTGAACAACTTTTTGTTGAAGGTCATCTAATGGAGAGGCAAACTGACTATCATTCTCTTTTAAG GTTTCTCCGGATGAGAGACTTTGATCTTTCAAAAGCAAAGGACACGTTTGTGCAATATCTCGCGTGGCGTGAGGAATATGGGGTTGATGAAATTCTGAAG GAATTTAAGTTTGAAGAATATGCAGAAGTAAAGAAACGTTATCCTCATGGATATCATGGGGTTGATAGAAATGGAAGACCGATATACATTGAACGGCTCGGAATGGTAGACCTTAATGCGCTGTTGCAGGCAACTACAGTTGACAGATTTGTCAGATATCACGTGTCGGAACAGGAGAAGACATTAAATATTAGGTTCCCTGCATGTTCAATTGCAGCTAAGAGACATATAGCATCCATCACAAGTATTTTAGATGTGAAGGGAGTG GGAATGTCCAATTTCTCAAAAACTGCGAGATCTCTCTTTATGGAAATTCAGAAAATTGATAGCAACTACTATCCAGAG ATTCTGAATCGGCTCTTTATAGTCAATGCTGGAAATGGGTTCAAGATGCTGTGGAAAGCACTCGGGGCTTTTCTTGATGCACGCACATTAGCGAAGATTCAT GTTTTGGGATACAACTATCTAAGTAACCTGCTTGAAGTAATTGATCAGAG TAATTTGCCAAGTTTTCTGGGAGGTGACTGCACATGTTCTGATTATGGTGGCTGCCTGTTTAGTGATAAAGGACCTTGGCAGAACCCTGAAATTCTAGAAATGCTCCAG TCAACTTCTATAATGGAAGAGATTTACGATAGTGAAGCAGATAGTGATGTTGCTTCAGAGGAGGCTATG GAAACAAGCCAAAATGAAGACTGCGGTGACGGAGGAAACACCGAGGCGCAAAAAATCCACGCACTGGAAGTTGCACTTATGGACTCCAACAAA GAAATCCAAGCATTGAAAGCCGCTCTTGACAACACGAAGGCG GTTTTGGAACGACTTGAACAACACATTAAAGCATTGAGAGTTTAA
- the LOC7471621 gene encoding phosphatidylinositol/phosphatidylcholine transfer protein SFH11 isoform X2 produces the protein MFKQKETSREIIIMRGSGEGEESSDSKRSQLGKVRTKSIHPPIESQWLLHPPEEIKPSSSLPKPGIKSMLNYPRKIRNSLKKLGRGKSLRIVLEGVHDPKYEQLVDSLREQLFVEGHLMERQTDYHSLLRFLRMRDFDLSKAKDTFVQYLAWREEYGVDEILKEFKFEEYAEVKKRYPHGYHGVDRNGRPIYIERLGMVDLNALLQATTVDRFVRYHVSEQEKTLNIRFPACSIAAKRHIASITSILDVKGVILNRLFIVNAGNGFKMLWKALGAFLDARTLAKIHVLGYNYLSNLLEVIDQSNLPSFLGGDCTCSDYGGCLFSDKGPWQNPEILEMLQSTSIMEEIYDSEADSDVASEEAMETSQNEDCGDGGNTEAQKIHALEVALMDSNKEIQALKAALDNTKAVLERLEQHIKALRV, from the exons ATGTTTAAACAAAAGGAGACTTCTCGGGAGATAATCATAATGAGAGGTAGTGGAGAAGGTGAGGAATCTTCAGACTCGAAGCGTTCTCAGCTAGGAAAAGTAAGGACAAAATCTATCCATCCACCCATTGAATCCCAGTGGCTTCTCCATCCTCCAGAAGAAATTAAGCCTTCTTCTTCATTGCCTAAACCAGGCATCAAGTCAATGTTAAATTACCCTCGCAAGATTCGGAACTCGTTGAAGAAACTTGGAAGGGGCAAAAGCTTGCGAATAGTCCTTGAAGGAGTTCACGATCCAAAATATGAACAACTTGTTGATTCTCTCCGTGAACAACTTTTTGTTGAAGGTCATCTAATGGAGAGGCAAACTGACTATCATTCTCTTTTAAG GTTTCTCCGGATGAGAGACTTTGATCTTTCAAAAGCAAAGGACACGTTTGTGCAATATCTCGCGTGGCGTGAGGAATATGGGGTTGATGAAATTCTGAAG GAATTTAAGTTTGAAGAATATGCAGAAGTAAAGAAACGTTATCCTCATGGATATCATGGGGTTGATAGAAATGGAAGACCGATATACATTGAACGGCTCGGAATGGTAGACCTTAATGCGCTGTTGCAGGCAACTACAGTTGACAGATTTGTCAGATATCACGTGTCGGAACAGGAGAAGACATTAAATATTAGGTTCCCTGCATGTTCAATTGCAGCTAAGAGACATATAGCATCCATCACAAGTATTTTAGATGTGAAGGGAGTG ATTCTGAATCGGCTCTTTATAGTCAATGCTGGAAATGGGTTCAAGATGCTGTGGAAAGCACTCGGGGCTTTTCTTGATGCACGCACATTAGCGAAGATTCAT GTTTTGGGATACAACTATCTAAGTAACCTGCTTGAAGTAATTGATCAGAG TAATTTGCCAAGTTTTCTGGGAGGTGACTGCACATGTTCTGATTATGGTGGCTGCCTGTTTAGTGATAAAGGACCTTGGCAGAACCCTGAAATTCTAGAAATGCTCCAG TCAACTTCTATAATGGAAGAGATTTACGATAGTGAAGCAGATAGTGATGTTGCTTCAGAGGAGGCTATG GAAACAAGCCAAAATGAAGACTGCGGTGACGGAGGAAACACCGAGGCGCAAAAAATCCACGCACTGGAAGTTGCACTTATGGACTCCAACAAA GAAATCCAAGCATTGAAAGCCGCTCTTGACAACACGAAGGCG GTTTTGGAACGACTTGAACAACACATTAAAGCATTGAGAGTTTAA
- the LOC7471621 gene encoding phosphatidylinositol/phosphatidylcholine transfer protein SFH11 isoform X1, translating to MFKQKETSREIIIMRGSGEGEESSDSKRSQLGKVRTKSIHPPIESQWLLHPPEEIKPSSSLPKPGIKSMLNYPRKIRNSLKKLGRGKSLRIVLEGVHDPKYEQLVDSLREQLFVEGHLMERQTDYHSLLRFLRMRDFDLSKAKDTFVQYLAWREEYGVDEILKEFKFEEYAEVKKRYPHGYHGVDRNGRPIYIERLGMVDLNALLQATTVDRFVRYHVSEQEKTLNIRFPACSIAAKRHIASITSILDVKGVGMSNFSKTARSLFMEIQKIDSNYYPEILNRLFIVNAGNGFKMLWKALGAFLDARTLAKIHVLGYNYLSNLLEVIDQSNLPSFLGGDCTCSDYGGCLFSDKGPWQNPEILEMLQSTSIMEEIYDSEADSDVASEEAMETSQNEDCGDGGNTEAQKIHALEVALMDSNKEIQALKAALDNTKAVLERLEQHIKALRV from the exons ATGTTTAAACAAAAGGAGACTTCTCGGGAGATAATCATAATGAGAGGTAGTGGAGAAGGTGAGGAATCTTCAGACTCGAAGCGTTCTCAGCTAGGAAAAGTAAGGACAAAATCTATCCATCCACCCATTGAATCCCAGTGGCTTCTCCATCCTCCAGAAGAAATTAAGCCTTCTTCTTCATTGCCTAAACCAGGCATCAAGTCAATGTTAAATTACCCTCGCAAGATTCGGAACTCGTTGAAGAAACTTGGAAGGGGCAAAAGCTTGCGAATAGTCCTTGAAGGAGTTCACGATCCAAAATATGAACAACTTGTTGATTCTCTCCGTGAACAACTTTTTGTTGAAGGTCATCTAATGGAGAGGCAAACTGACTATCATTCTCTTTTAAG GTTTCTCCGGATGAGAGACTTTGATCTTTCAAAAGCAAAGGACACGTTTGTGCAATATCTCGCGTGGCGTGAGGAATATGGGGTTGATGAAATTCTGAAG GAATTTAAGTTTGAAGAATATGCAGAAGTAAAGAAACGTTATCCTCATGGATATCATGGGGTTGATAGAAATGGAAGACCGATATACATTGAACGGCTCGGAATGGTAGACCTTAATGCGCTGTTGCAGGCAACTACAGTTGACAGATTTGTCAGATATCACGTGTCGGAACAGGAGAAGACATTAAATATTAGGTTCCCTGCATGTTCAATTGCAGCTAAGAGACATATAGCATCCATCACAAGTATTTTAGATGTGAAGGGAGTG GGAATGTCCAATTTCTCAAAAACTGCGAGATCTCTCTTTATGGAAATTCAGAAAATTGATAGCAACTACTATCCAGAG ATTCTGAATCGGCTCTTTATAGTCAATGCTGGAAATGGGTTCAAGATGCTGTGGAAAGCACTCGGGGCTTTTCTTGATGCACGCACATTAGCGAAGATTCAT GTTTTGGGATACAACTATCTAAGTAACCTGCTTGAAGTAATTGATCAGAG TAATTTGCCAAGTTTTCTGGGAGGTGACTGCACATGTTCTGATTATGGTGGCTGCCTGTTTAGTGATAAAGGACCTTGGCAGAACCCTGAAATTCTAGAAATGCTCCAG TCAACTTCTATAATGGAAGAGATTTACGATAGTGAAGCAGATAGTGATGTTGCTTCAGAGGAGGCTATG GAAACAAGCCAAAATGAAGACTGCGGTGACGGAGGAAACACCGAGGCGCAAAAAATCCACGCACTGGAAGTTGCACTTATGGACTCCAACAAA GAAATCCAAGCATTGAAAGCCGCTCTTGACAACACGAAGGCG GTTTTGGAACGACTTGAACAACACATTAAAGCATTGAGAGTTTAA